The following proteins are encoded in a genomic region of Protaetiibacter sp. SSC-01:
- the murI gene encoding glutamate racemase, with product MTASDPSSAAAGVPTDAPIGVFDSGVGGLTVARAILDQLPNEAILYVGDTANGPYGPRPIAEVRALALGVMDDLVAEGVKALVIACNTASSAVLRDARERYEVGAGIPVVEVIQPAVRAAVRATRNGRVGVIGTVGTIQSRAYDDAFAAAEGLELVSRACPRFVEFVEAGVTSGPELFQVAQEYLTPLIAADVDTLVLGCTHYPLMSAAIQYVMGPGVRLVSSAEETAADVYRTLVSHGIERTASTPPRHRFESTGDDERAFRSLAARFLGPEVRHVENFPTGAIHLPAGALAPDA from the coding sequence GTGACCGCATCCGACCCGTCGAGCGCAGCAGCGGGGGTTCCCACCGACGCGCCGATCGGCGTGTTCGACTCCGGTGTCGGCGGGCTCACGGTGGCCCGCGCGATCCTCGACCAGCTGCCGAACGAGGCGATCCTGTACGTCGGCGACACGGCGAACGGGCCGTACGGTCCGCGTCCGATCGCCGAGGTGCGGGCGCTCGCGCTCGGTGTCATGGACGACCTCGTCGCGGAGGGCGTGAAGGCGCTCGTGATCGCGTGCAACACGGCGTCGTCGGCCGTGCTGCGGGATGCACGCGAACGCTATGAGGTCGGCGCCGGCATCCCGGTCGTCGAGGTCATCCAGCCCGCCGTGCGCGCTGCCGTACGTGCGACGCGCAACGGCCGCGTGGGGGTGATCGGCACCGTTGGCACGATCCAGTCGCGCGCCTACGACGACGCGTTCGCCGCCGCCGAAGGGCTCGAGCTCGTGAGCCGCGCGTGCCCGCGTTTCGTCGAGTTCGTCGAGGCGGGCGTCACGAGCGGCCCCGAGCTCTTCCAGGTCGCGCAGGAGTACCTCACGCCCCTCATCGCGGCGGATGTCGACACCCTCGTGCTCGGCTGCACCCACTACCCGCTCATGTCGGCGGCCATCCAGTACGTCATGGGCCCCGGCGTGCGGCTCGTGTCGAGCGCCGAGGAGACCGCGGCCGACGTCTACCGCACGCTCGTCTCGCACGGCATCGAGCGCACCGCGTCGACCCCGCCCCGGCACCGCTTCGAGTCGACGGGGGATGACGAGCGCGCCTTCCGCAGCCTCGCGGCCCGCTTCCTCGGCCCCGAGGTGCGCCACGTCGAGAACTTCCCGACGGGCGCCATCCACCTTCCCGCGGGCGCGCTCGCGCCCGACGCCTGA
- the rph gene encoding ribonuclease PH: MTETRADGRTPDQLRPVTIERGWSAQAEGSALISFGNTKVLCTASFTNGVPRWLTGKGTGWVTAEYAMLPRSTNERMDRESVKGRVGGRTHEISRLVGRSLRAIIDTKALGENTIVIDCDVLQADGGTRTAAITGAYVALADAVEWGRAKGFIGKNSRALIDTVSAVSVGIIDGVPMLDLAYVEDSRAETDMNVVVTGRGLFVEVQGTAEGAPFDRRELDVLLDLGLAGNAELARIQTEALAG; the protein is encoded by the coding sequence ATGACCGAGACCCGCGCCGACGGCCGCACCCCCGACCAACTCCGCCCGGTCACCATCGAGCGGGGCTGGAGCGCCCAGGCCGAGGGCAGCGCCCTCATCTCCTTCGGCAACACGAAGGTGCTGTGCACCGCGAGCTTCACGAACGGCGTGCCGCGCTGGCTCACCGGCAAGGGCACCGGATGGGTGACCGCCGAGTACGCGATGCTGCCGCGCTCCACGAACGAGCGCATGGACCGCGAGTCGGTGAAGGGCCGCGTCGGCGGCCGCACCCACGAGATCTCGCGCCTCGTGGGCCGCAGCCTGCGCGCCATCATCGACACGAAGGCGCTCGGCGAGAACACGATCGTCATCGACTGCGACGTGCTGCAGGCCGACGGCGGCACGCGCACCGCCGCCATCACGGGCGCCTACGTCGCGCTCGCGGATGCCGTGGAGTGGGGCCGCGCGAAGGGCTTCATCGGCAAGAACTCGCGTGCGCTCATCGACACCGTCTCGGCGGTGTCGGTCGGCATCATCGACGGCGTGCCCATGCTCGACCTCGCCTACGTCGAGGACTCGCGCGCCGAGACCGACATGAACGTCGTCGTCACGGGCCGCGGTCTCTTCGTCGAGGTGCAGGGCACGGCTGAGGGGGCTCCCTTCGACCGCCGCGAGCTCGACGTGCTGCTCGACCTCGGGCTCGCGGGCAACGCCGAGCTCGCTCGCATCCAGACGGAGGCGCTCGCGGGCTAG
- the rdgB gene encoding RdgB/HAM1 family non-canonical purine NTP pyrophosphatase, producing MTTFVLATHNAHKVGELRRILGERLGTHELIGYDGPEPVEDGDTFEANALIKARAANAHTGLPAIADDSGISVRALGGAPGIHSARYAGTRSDVDNYTLLLENLKGETDRAAEFVCAAALVDGDREVVVRGVWPGEVLEAPSGEHGFGYDPVFKPEGVATSSAELTADEKNAISHRSRAFGALVEELRRLYG from the coding sequence GTGACCACGTTCGTCCTCGCCACCCACAACGCCCACAAGGTCGGGGAGCTGCGCCGCATCCTCGGCGAACGCCTCGGCACCCACGAGCTCATCGGCTACGACGGCCCGGAACCCGTCGAGGACGGCGACACCTTCGAGGCGAACGCCCTCATCAAGGCGCGCGCCGCGAACGCCCACACCGGTCTCCCCGCGATCGCCGACGACTCCGGCATCTCGGTGCGCGCCCTCGGCGGCGCCCCCGGCATCCACTCCGCGCGCTACGCGGGCACGCGCAGCGACGTCGACAACTACACGCTCCTGCTCGAGAACCTGAAGGGCGAGACGGATCGCGCTGCCGAGTTCGTGTGCGCCGCAGCGCTCGTCGACGGCGACCGCGAGGTCGTCGTGCGCGGGGTGTGGCCGGGCGAGGTGCTCGAGGCGCCGTCGGGGGAGCACGGGTTCGGCTACGACCCGGTGTTCAAGCCGGAGGGGGTCGCGACGAGCTCGGCGGAGCTCACGGCCGACGAGAAGAACGCGATCAGCCACCGGTCGCGGGCGTTCGGGGCCCTCGTGGAGGAGCTTCGGCGGCTGTACGGGTAG